The Candidatus Baltobacteraceae bacterium region CATCCTCTTGGAAGTGCAAAACGTGGGACGGTCTCCAGCGCTTGAACTCGCGATACCGTTTCGAGCGAGCGCTGCCGATATGTCGAAGGAACGCATGGTACGCGCTATGGCCGGTGCGCGTGACACTAAAGCAGAGTTCGTCGCCGAAGGCGAGATAAAACTTCTCGGCATAGCGGCGCAGTCCGTCGCCTACGTTCGCTTCTTCCATGATTTCGGCATAATCGTGACTCTATCAGCAGTTGGAACCGCGACCATTAGACCGATCCGTGGTAGCGGTGCGGAACGCGTGAATGTAACCCTCGTGTCGGAGGGGCCGTTCGTCATAAAAGACCCAACGTGGTACGAACACGCTAAGAAACAGGCACCGCAGCCAGACGGACCGAGCTAACTAACCAGTTACCGCTTGCGCCCCGTCAAGAACTTTTCGAAAATCCCTAACTCAATGATCCGATCCCCGATGGCCGTAGGCGAGTCTTCGAGGCGAATGTCCGTTAGGTATCCCTTTACTAGTTCAATCCATTCCTGACGCAGGGGCGCGGTCCACTTAAACGCATCATTAGGCCACGGACGTGCTTTGACGAGCCGGTCCATTAGAGGGCCCTGCTTTTTATATAGAACGGTGCTCACGACTCCACCCGTAGCAAAACCGCTTATGAGAAACTCGCGAACGACCTTCGGAACCCAATCGCTTGCTTTCGAAAGAAGCCAAACAAGCAAGTGCATATCCTCGAAGTTATAGGACGGCGCCCAAGAATCGCCTCGCGTAACGAAGCTGGAAACACACTCAGCGTTATAGTTACCGAACGTCGCGTGACGAAGGGCAATGTGTTCTTCGCAGAGAGGCCGGTCCCCATCAACCGTCAACGCCGCACCTCCGCCGATGCCGCCCTCCAGGCTGCGCTTTGCTGTAGCAACAGAAACATCTAGCATCTCGTCGAACGTATCTGAAAACTCTCCACTAAACTCGCGAAGCGTTAGGAAGGGCGAATAGTTTGCCAAAATGTGCGGAAAATCCAAGCACGTTTCTCGCAACCCGGGCATGCCTTTAATGAATGCGTGGACTTTTTCGGGGTGCGTCATTTGGCAAATGAGGTGCTCCTCCGCATACTCGGTCCACCTGAGTTGCATTGCTGCCCAGGCGAGTCGCACGCCGCGAAGCTCTCCGACTGTTCTTTCGTGGGGAAGCGGGAAACTCCACGAGCCCCAAGTGCTTTGTATCGGAACACGGACGCCGTGAAACGGCACCCTATTAGACGCTTCGACAACGTCGAGCCACCATTCGTCAGAAATAACAGGCGGTTGGAATCCCCAACTCAGGAGTTCGTCGCGTGCGACTATCAGTGGGCTTCCGTCCGGGTGAATCTTTCGGAGCAACTGATTACAGACAGCCTCTAATCCCTGGTCGGAACGCACGGCTACAATATCAGCAAGCGGCGGGGATATGGCGACGATCTCACTCCTCGTGATATTGTGCCAAACCGGCAACACAAGACGCGCATCCTCGTTCACCTCGCGTGCGACTAACCCGTCTAACTCTCGTTGCGGCCAGTTCTTGGCAAAGAACGCTGGACTAAGAATGACAATACCAAACCGCGAGTTCGCAAGCCCCTTGTCTATTGCGCGCCGCAAGCCGTCGCCAACACCGAGCGAAAACTCGTCATACCACACCTCTACGCGGTTGTCGCGTAGCATTTTCGCTAGCGGGCGAACGAGACTATCCTTATCCTCGCTCGCGTGGCAAATGAAGGCATCGTAGAGCACGCTCTTTAGATTCGAGACGTACGGAGCAATCCCCTAAGATATCCCTGCCGGGGAATGGCGCCGCTTCACACCTCTTCCAGACGGCCCTCGCAGATATCGCAGGTGCAGGGCGGTTCGCGCACCTGTTCAGCTTTTTCGCGAAGGTAGTTCGCTAGTTTTTCGGTGCGCGTGTCTCCAGGCATTTGTTCGATCCGCTCCCTGTTCTCGCGATATTCTTCATTGAGCCGGATGAAGAGTTTCGGCTTTTTGCCAAGAGTGAAGTCGAAGTAATCCCGCAAACTGTCGAAAGTACCGCCTTTGGCCTCTAGCGCCGCGTACTCCCATTCGAGGTGGTTCGCGAAACTCAATGCCGACTCATAGCGCGTTGCCTCAAGATATTCCGCGAGACGCTGCTCTATCCGTGAAGCAAGTTTCCCCGTTGCAGCGATAACGTCGGCGTCGATAAGGGCCTGCGTTAAGGCAAAGGCAACGTCGGAAGGGTTGAAAGTGCAAATGGCTTGCGGAGGCACCGGCTTGCGCGATGACCGCTTCCGGTATTCAGCCTTCAAGTCGGAGTCGGTCCAAATAAAGCCAAAGCGGTCCCATATCAGGTAGAACTCGCTGCGCCGCTTGCAAAGGGGTGCGATCTTGTTAAGCAGAGCGTAGGAAAGTTTCCGTGCCCGCGGACCCGAGAGAGCTTCTCCAAGGTTTAGGGCTCGTTCGATCTCGCGGTAACTGCCCTTGAGCGTTATGTCACGAGCCTGAAGTTTGTAGTGTTGCAGCAGCGCACGGACGAGGCGAACCCACCTCCTGTGATCCTTATCCGATAGCGCCGAACGCGGCCGAGCCACTGCCCATAAACTCCCTGAAAGACGTGGGTTTTTCGGCGGGGATTCACAGGCGCCGTCGTCCGATTCCTTTCCGTAATGACGGGCCTCGCTCTAATCCTGAAACTGCGCTCAAGACGGAACCGGAAATTGCGTCTCCAAGCCACGCCTTGTAACAAAAGCGAAGTCGACCACCAAGTCAAACCACCACAACCCCCCGGCAGAAGCAATAAACCAGCGATCCGTCGAACCGCCTCAACATGACCGCGCCGGTGGGTATGAAATGGCTGGCTCC contains the following coding sequences:
- a CDS encoding TIR domain-containing protein is translated as MLYDAFICHASEDKDSLVRPLAKMLRDNRVEVWYDEFSLGVGDGLRRAIDKGLANSRFGIVILSPAFFAKNWPQRELDGLVAREVNEDARLVLPVWHNITRSEIVAISPPLADIVAVRSDQGLEAVCNQLLRKIHPDGSPLIVARDELLSWGFQPPVISDEWWLDVVEASNRVPFHGVRVPIQSTWGSWSFPLPHERTVGELRGVRLAWAAMQLRWTEYAEEHLICQMTHPEKVHAFIKGMPGLRETCLDFPHILANYSPFLTLREFSGEFSDTFDEMLDVSVATAKRSLEGGIGGGAALTVDGDRPLCEEHIALRHATFGNYNAECVSSFVTRGDSWAPSYNFEDMHLLVWLLSKASDWVPKVVREFLISGFATGGVVSTVLYKKQGPLMDRLVKARPWPNDAFKWTAPLRQEWIELVKGYLTDIRLEDSPTAIGDRIIELGIFEKFLTGRKR